One Phycisphaerales bacterium AB-hyl4 genomic window carries:
- a CDS encoding M20/M25/M40 family metallo-hydrolase yields MRSESYEFFKNLMATTSPSGFEAPGQKVWCDYARQFADEVTTDAYGNAVAVVNPDGDPKVVFDGHADELGMMVKYIDDKGFLYVQKIGGVDPALVRGKRVDVHTNQGPVRGVTGATAIHLQSRDDKDKKVPKWPELFIDIGAADGDDARRRVQVGNTVTFTDGFEMLSEHVGVARAFDNRVGTWCAIEALRLAAEHRDELQCAVYACSSVMEEVGGAGAAMNAANLKPDAAVVVDVTHATDSPGVDMKEHGEVKMGHGPTLSVGRENHPALNALIASVADKADIPIQYEAFGIAGGTNALSYYSKEGGIPCSVLGLPNRYMHTTVEMIDLRDMQRIADLLAAVARRIEKGQRFAVPV; encoded by the coding sequence ATGCGAAGCGAATCCTATGAATTCTTCAAGAACCTCATGGCCACCACCAGCCCCAGCGGCTTCGAGGCCCCGGGCCAGAAGGTGTGGTGCGACTATGCCCGTCAGTTCGCCGACGAAGTTACGACCGACGCCTACGGCAACGCCGTGGCCGTGGTGAATCCAGACGGTGATCCGAAGGTCGTCTTCGACGGCCATGCCGACGAACTGGGCATGATGGTCAAGTACATCGACGACAAGGGCTTTCTCTACGTGCAGAAGATCGGTGGCGTCGACCCGGCCCTGGTGCGAGGCAAGCGGGTGGACGTTCACACAAACCAAGGCCCGGTTCGCGGCGTCACCGGCGCGACGGCCATCCACCTCCAGTCGCGCGATGACAAGGATAAGAAGGTGCCCAAGTGGCCCGAACTGTTCATCGACATCGGCGCCGCCGACGGCGACGATGCTCGCCGGCGTGTGCAGGTAGGCAACACGGTCACCTTCACCGATGGCTTCGAGATGCTCAGCGAACACGTCGGCGTGGCCCGGGCGTTCGACAATCGCGTGGGAACCTGGTGTGCGATCGAGGCACTGCGCCTAGCGGCCGAGCACCGCGACGAGTTGCAGTGTGCCGTCTATGCTTGTTCGAGCGTGATGGAGGAAGTCGGTGGGGCTGGGGCCGCCATGAATGCCGCCAACCTCAAGCCCGACGCCGCCGTGGTCGTCGACGTCACCCACGCTACCGATTCGCCGGGCGTGGACATGAAAGAGCACGGCGAAGTGAAGATGGGACACGGCCCGACGCTCTCGGTCGGCCGGGAGAATCACCCGGCGCTCAACGCGTTAATCGCCTCCGTGGCCGACAAGGCGGACATCCCCATCCAGTACGAAGCCTTCGGCATCGCCGGCGGCACGAACGCCCTTTCCTACTACAGCAAGGAAGGCGGCATTCCCTGCTCGGTGCTGGGCCTGCCCAACCGCTACATGCACACGACGGTGGAGATGATCGACCTGCGGGACATGCAGCGCATCGCCGACCTGCTGGCCGCCGTCGCCCGCCGCATCGAGAAGGGGCAGCGCTTCGCAGTACCGGTGTAG
- a CDS encoding glycoside hydrolase family 2 TIM barrel-domain containing protein gives MEVNQPEKTVDAAIGIILREPSAQQLELWLPESNAGDLSKIDITIETPDGQARHSIDTATMVGPERLRIDWPAGLPRMWWEIDQPQLYRLMGRIEAGEQAIALDHTFGLRWWSTEEGQIRLNGHPFYARGCIRGITAHDHPNLTGLTDQAADEKNIRAVRDFGFNYVRWHSTIPSETYLDAADRLGLAVQVELGFKYKNDGFHFDQALWERTIRRISRHPSVAVYCLGNEIREAGKFPEIQAMIEQARQWDPAPMVMDNCGWGQPDRPSPDVYCQHVAYFFPYGDHADMFDRIQGFELEGFCQTPPAAPGEAGSVERPLRPVMAHEVCHYIAMRDLDQLEQKWRRWHDQVQPDPDHSAAELPWWINRLRELYREKGIDQDEPELRRASQRFQGLAQRHVLESIRLNPVLQGYQMLQMSDCWKYENTNGLLDAFDDPIHWNASDFARFNGDTALLVRFGPERSYKAGSTVRLPAYLSHYGKQPLRAATMQATLRGGEQVLAQCDFGPFESLAPGERHDLGEAVLTVPAGADAQEAELTLTLKDQAGEAVSNRWKVWILPVRGEQPMAMQDPRIIRELTPQTLEAIAGGEHRLWLYRPDHLFDETQPRPAMDFTGRRELMKGVIWDRGDNLGAVVREHPAIGALPHDGVADWQIAPLLHLGAKINLDSFPVPIRPIVLGVDRPVRDRMEVAKFGKKDFDPAHTCRRWGWLFELAIGKGRLLVCGLNLDATSTAGQFLLENMLSYLDNPVGEPSAELDANTLRAYLTEQASTQLPGEPPMTLFWLRDKDPVETTLFWQELGITLR, from the coding sequence GTGGAAGTAAATCAACCTGAAAAAACCGTGGACGCCGCTATAGGAATCATCCTGCGCGAGCCCAGTGCCCAACAACTAGAATTATGGCTACCTGAATCCAATGCGGGCGATCTCTCCAAGATCGACATCACCATTGAGACGCCGGATGGCCAGGCGCGGCATTCAATTGATACCGCCACGATGGTGGGCCCCGAACGTTTGCGTATCGACTGGCCTGCCGGCTTGCCCCGAATGTGGTGGGAGATCGACCAACCTCAGTTGTACCGCTTGATGGGCCGCATCGAGGCCGGCGAACAAGCCATCGCGTTAGATCATACGTTCGGACTGCGCTGGTGGTCGACCGAGGAGGGGCAGATCCGTCTCAACGGCCACCCCTTCTACGCCCGCGGCTGCATTCGCGGCATCACTGCCCATGATCACCCGAACCTTACCGGCCTGACGGATCAGGCCGCCGACGAGAAGAACATTCGTGCCGTGCGGGACTTCGGCTTCAACTACGTCCGCTGGCACTCGACCATCCCCAGCGAGACCTACCTCGATGCGGCGGATCGACTGGGCCTGGCGGTGCAGGTGGAGTTGGGGTTCAAATACAAGAATGACGGATTTCACTTTGACCAAGCGCTCTGGGAGCGAACGATTCGCCGCATCAGTCGCCATCCGTCGGTAGCCGTTTACTGCCTGGGCAATGAAATCCGTGAGGCGGGCAAGTTTCCCGAGATTCAGGCGATGATCGAACAGGCGCGGCAGTGGGACCCCGCGCCAATGGTGATGGACAACTGCGGCTGGGGCCAACCCGATCGGCCGAGCCCGGACGTCTACTGCCAGCACGTCGCTTACTTCTTTCCGTATGGCGATCACGCAGACATGTTCGACCGCATTCAGGGATTCGAGTTGGAAGGCTTTTGCCAGACGCCCCCAGCGGCACCCGGCGAGGCCGGAAGCGTCGAACGTCCGCTGCGGCCGGTGATGGCGCACGAGGTGTGCCACTACATCGCCATGCGCGATCTCGACCAGCTGGAACAGAAATGGCGTCGATGGCACGACCAGGTTCAGCCTGATCCGGATCACTCAGCGGCCGAGTTGCCATGGTGGATCAACCGACTGCGGGAACTATACCGGGAGAAGGGCATCGACCAGGATGAGCCGGAGCTTCGCCGCGCGTCCCAACGGTTCCAGGGCTTGGCGCAGCGGCATGTGCTGGAATCGATTCGGCTCAACCCCGTGCTGCAGGGCTACCAGATGCTGCAGATGTCGGACTGCTGGAAATACGAAAACACAAACGGCCTGCTTGACGCATTCGACGATCCAATCCACTGGAACGCCAGCGACTTCGCCCGCTTCAACGGCGACACCGCCCTGCTCGTCCGCTTCGGCCCCGAACGCAGCTACAAGGCGGGCAGCACCGTGCGCCTGCCAGCCTATCTGTCGCATTACGGTAAGCAGCCCCTTCGCGCAGCCACCATGCAGGCGACGTTGCGCGGCGGCGAACAGGTTCTCGCCCAATGCGACTTCGGCCCGTTTGAATCGCTCGCGCCGGGTGAGCGACATGACCTGGGCGAAGCGGTGCTGACCGTGCCCGCCGGGGCCGACGCACAGGAAGCCGAGCTTACGCTCACGCTGAAAGACCAGGCCGGCGAAGCGGTGAGCAATCGGTGGAAGGTGTGGATTCTGCCGGTGCGCGGCGAGCAACCCATGGCCATGCAGGATCCGCGCATCATTCGTGAACTGACACCTCAGACACTCGAAGCGATCGCGGGTGGGGAGCACCGCCTCTGGCTGTATCGGCCCGACCACCTCTTCGACGAAACCCAGCCGCGCCCGGCAATGGACTTCACCGGCCGACGTGAGTTAATGAAAGGCGTGATCTGGGACCGTGGCGACAACCTCGGCGCGGTCGTACGTGAGCACCCGGCGATTGGCGCTCTACCCCATGACGGGGTGGCCGACTGGCAGATCGCACCGCTACTGCACCTGGGCGCCAAGATCAATCTGGACAGCTTCCCTGTCCCGATTCGGCCGATCGTTCTGGGTGTGGACCGGCCTGTACGCGACCGGATGGAGGTCGCGAAGTTCGGCAAGAAAGATTTCGACCCCGCCCACACCTGTCGGCGATGGGGCTGGCTGTTTGAACTGGCGATCGGCAAGGGTCGGCTGCTCGTGTGCGGTTTGAATCTCGACGCGACCAGCACGGCTGGGCAATTCCTGCTTGAGAACATGCTGAGTTACCTGGACAACCCCGTCGGCGAACCCTCGGCTGAGCTCGACGCGAATACGTTGCGGGCCTACCTGACCGAACAAGCAAGCACACAGCTACCGGGGGAACCGCCGATGACATTGTTCTGGCTTCGCGACAAGGACCCAGTCGAGACCACGCTGTTCTGGCAGGAGTTGGGCATCACGCTGCGATGA
- a CDS encoding polysaccharide lyase gives MIVLAGEVRDGHADNLEFRSVDSDQSLIQRLLFSTFHGGSDPDWAPKDEADNYVAVHAYYDNFAVHNERYVRGR, from the coding sequence GTGATCGTACTCGCAGGCGAAGTTCGCGATGGCCATGCCGACAATTTGGAGTTTCGCAGCGTCGACAGTGACCAATCGCTTATCCAGCGATTGCTGTTCAGCACATTTCATGGCGGCAGCGATCCCGACTGGGCTCCTAAAGATGAGGCGGACAACTACGTCGCCGTTCACGCTTACTATGACAATTTCGCGGTTCACAACGAGCGGTATGTTCGTGGCCGTTGA
- a CDS encoding EAL domain-containing protein translates to MPGATADSTEADVQITRQHTALTSLMRILASETLELPAVFREITRTVAETLNIERASIWRVNDTGNAIVCHDLYESSQQRHSAGCELHAAQYPRYFQAMAECEVICADDAHADPRTCEFSQTYLDPLGINSMLDAPIQLRGGQVDGVLCLEHVGPQRSWTSLEQTFTLSIANLVSLLLTQRQRKQIEQESHTLLESLPQLVWILQPDRYCLHVNKQWVDFTGLSAAESLGFGWTQALHPDDLDNINEQAEQTVRDDGVFEMEYRVRRADGVYQWMLGRALPLRDASGETVRWLGTATNIDLMKQVEARLEQVTDRFEAAVTGTSDGLFDWWVGSSEIWFAPRFWELLGFTAQDELPAGTFDVWAERLHPDERELVLAALDQHIHNGEKFDLRYRLRTVAGDYRWFHVRAASQKNECGQVIRMSGSIQDVTDRKRLEDELRAAARIDKLTGLPNRALLMDRLQQAIERNKRSSESCYAVLFLDFDRFKMVNDSLGHEVGDLLLQEIALRLQTAVRSADTVGRPTQKGTAARLGGDEFVVLLDSLRTVTEVQTVTDRVLKALDAPYQIRHHRIVSTASIGIVTSAFGHERAEDVLRDADIAMYEAKSAGRNRTALFDASMLRRVQRKAELEVGLRLALETDQFHLEYQPIVSLETRRLRGFEALVRWQHPQEGLIPPGEFIPVAEDTGLMVVLGEWVFRRACQQLAVWWQTLGREAIPSLSVNLSRTQLAVPELAERLNSIAREEGVDPSAIHLEITETTITLDPDQAARIIKSLKAFGFKIDLDDFGTGYAAMANLHMFHVDVLKVDRSFVANLHRGREFTAMVNAIITLADNLNMTLIAEGVETDEQVAILQSLDCQFAQGYLFARPLPADHVVAFINKHKAQVAGC, encoded by the coding sequence TTGCCCGGTGCGACAGCCGATTCGACCGAGGCGGACGTCCAAATCACCAGGCAGCACACGGCCCTCACCTCGCTGATGCGGATCCTCGCCTCGGAGACACTGGAGTTGCCCGCCGTTTTCCGCGAGATCACCCGCACCGTCGCAGAGACCCTCAACATTGAACGCGCCAGCATCTGGCGAGTAAATGACACCGGCAACGCCATCGTCTGCCACGACCTGTACGAATCCTCGCAACAGCGACACTCAGCCGGCTGCGAATTGCATGCTGCGCAATACCCCCGGTACTTTCAGGCGATGGCCGAGTGTGAAGTGATCTGCGCGGACGATGCGCATGCCGATCCGCGTACCTGCGAGTTCTCGCAAACTTATCTCGACCCGCTGGGCATCAACTCGATGCTGGACGCTCCGATCCAACTTCGTGGCGGACAAGTCGACGGCGTCCTGTGCCTGGAACACGTCGGCCCTCAACGCTCATGGACCAGCCTCGAACAAACCTTTACCCTCTCGATTGCCAATCTTGTCTCTCTCCTTCTCACCCAGCGGCAGCGAAAGCAGATCGAGCAAGAGTCGCACACGCTGCTTGAGTCGCTGCCGCAACTCGTCTGGATTCTTCAACCGGACAGATATTGTCTTCACGTCAATAAGCAATGGGTTGACTTCACAGGCCTGTCGGCGGCAGAGTCGCTTGGCTTTGGGTGGACACAGGCCTTACACCCTGACGATCTGGATAACATCAACGAGCAAGCAGAGCAGACCGTCCGCGACGACGGGGTGTTTGAGATGGAATACCGCGTGCGACGAGCCGACGGGGTGTACCAATGGATGCTCGGCCGAGCGTTACCCCTGCGCGACGCGTCGGGCGAAACGGTCCGGTGGCTGGGCACAGCCACGAATATCGATCTCATGAAACAGGTCGAAGCCCGGCTCGAACAGGTAACCGATCGCTTTGAGGCCGCCGTCACCGGGACCAGCGACGGCCTGTTCGATTGGTGGGTCGGCAGCAGTGAAATCTGGTTCGCCCCTCGGTTCTGGGAACTACTGGGTTTCACCGCTCAAGACGAATTGCCCGCAGGGACGTTTGACGTATGGGCCGAGCGATTACACCCTGACGAGCGCGAGCTGGTGCTCGCCGCACTGGACCAACACATTCACAACGGCGAAAAGTTCGACCTGCGTTACCGTCTGCGCACCGTCGCAGGCGACTACCGCTGGTTCCATGTTCGGGCTGCATCGCAGAAAAATGAGTGCGGGCAAGTCATCCGCATGTCCGGCTCCATCCAGGATGTCACTGATCGCAAACGCTTGGAGGATGAACTGCGTGCCGCGGCCCGGATCGACAAACTCACAGGCCTGCCCAACCGGGCACTGCTTATGGACCGGCTACAGCAGGCCATCGAGCGAAACAAGCGCAGTAGCGAATCATGCTATGCCGTTCTGTTCCTCGACTTCGACCGCTTCAAAATGGTCAACGACAGCCTCGGCCACGAAGTCGGCGATCTGCTGCTGCAGGAAATCGCGCTGCGATTGCAAACCGCCGTGCGATCTGCCGACACCGTCGGCCGACCAACGCAAAAAGGCACCGCGGCCCGCCTCGGCGGCGACGAGTTTGTGGTGCTTCTCGACAGCCTTCGCACAGTGACGGAGGTGCAGACCGTAACGGATCGCGTGCTGAAGGCCCTCGATGCCCCCTACCAGATCCGCCACCATCGCATTGTCAGCACCGCCAGCATCGGCATCGTGACCAGTGCCTTCGGGCACGAGCGTGCCGAAGACGTTCTGCGCGACGCGGACATTGCCATGTACGAAGCGAAATCCGCCGGCCGAAATCGAACTGCGCTTTTCGATGCGTCCATGCTTCGTCGTGTCCAGCGCAAAGCTGAGTTGGAAGTCGGCCTCCGTCTAGCCCTTGAGACAGACCAGTTTCACCTGGAATATCAACCAATCGTATCGCTGGAAACCCGGCGGCTCCGTGGTTTCGAAGCGTTGGTACGCTGGCAGCACCCGCAAGAGGGCCTCATCCCGCCGGGCGAATTTATCCCCGTCGCCGAGGACACCGGCCTGATGGTGGTGCTCGGTGAATGGGTCTTTCGGCGCGCCTGCCAACAACTTGCAGTATGGTGGCAGACTCTCGGCAGAGAGGCTATTCCTTCTCTCAGTGTAAACCTCTCTCGGACTCAACTCGCCGTGCCCGAATTGGCGGAGCGCCTGAACAGCATTGCGCGTGAAGAGGGCGTCGACCCGTCCGCCATCCATCTCGAAATCACTGAAACCACAATCACACTGGATCCGGACCAAGCCGCCAGGATAATTAAGTCGCTTAAGGCATTCGGCTTCAAAATCGACCTTGACGACTTCGGCACAGGCTACGCAGCCATGGCCAATCTGCACATGTTCCATGTGGACGTCTTGAAAGTCGACCGCTCCTTTGTCGCAAACCTCCATCGTGGCCGCGAGTTCACTGCTATGGTCAACGCCATCATCACGTTGGCTGACAACCTGAACATGACCCTCATTGCCGAAGGCGTGGAAACCGATGAGCAGGTCGCGATACTACAGTCGCTGGACTGCCAGTTCGCACAGGGCTACCTTTTTGCCCGTCCCTTGCCCGCAGATCATGTTGTGGCATTTATCAACAAGCACAAGGCGCAGGTGGCCGGCTGCTGA
- a CDS encoding LamG-like jellyroll fold domain-containing protein, producing the protein MRYEIYLLVGIVSVMGALATTEAGAIDGPPGQVFAHWSFDEKDQDGDIIRDLGPHGFHGTIKSQNDTSLEPVEGVRGQALRFPDNHQSWIELTEGFQLEPPFTITAWVKIVSRRSTMEILGQKAHSWDEGMRFVFSLRRMFFEYSDGDEDIQVRNDVHQTSGDQWAFVAVVHDGQDVALYVDAEQIQKERAAPAVPTSRRALIGNYVVQKETYGFVGTMDELIIMDEALSSEQLVELGLWVLADGS; encoded by the coding sequence ATGAGATATGAGATTTACCTGCTTGTCGGGATTGTCAGCGTCATGGGCGCGCTGGCCACAACCGAAGCCGGCGCGATTGATGGTCCGCCCGGACAGGTGTTCGCTCACTGGTCGTTCGACGAGAAGGACCAGGATGGCGACATTATACGCGACCTCGGGCCGCATGGCTTTCACGGCACGATCAAGAGTCAGAATGACACCTCGCTCGAACCGGTGGAAGGCGTACGCGGCCAGGCGTTGCGGTTTCCCGACAATCACCAGTCGTGGATTGAATTGACCGAGGGATTCCAACTCGAACCGCCGTTTACGATCACCGCGTGGGTGAAGATCGTCAGCAGGCGAAGCACGATGGAAATCCTGGGGCAGAAAGCCCATAGCTGGGACGAAGGCATGCGGTTTGTTTTCAGCCTTCGCCGGATGTTCTTCGAGTACAGCGATGGCGATGAAGATATCCAGGTGAGAAATGACGTTCACCAGACCTCGGGCGATCAATGGGCGTTCGTGGCTGTGGTTCATGACGGCCAGGACGTTGCCTTGTATGTCGATGCCGAGCAGATTCAGAAAGAGCGGGCCGCTCCCGCCGTGCCCACCAGCCGACGCGCGTTGATCGGCAACTACGTGGTGCAGAAGGAGACCTACGGGTTTGTGGGCACGATGGATGAACTGATCATTATGGACGAGGCGCTCTCGTCAGAGCAGCTGGTCGAACTTGGCTTGTGGGTCCTCGCGGATGGATCGTGA
- a CDS encoding sugar-binding protein translates to MTGLLYAVASTHAISSDRQVDVLSFDQPPEIDGRLDDDCWQAGQWYSDFIQVDPSQQSAEAQTRFKVGADAHTLYIGAVLDRPEGAPLVTEASERDGPVWRDDAIEFMIDPAPSVDQYVHIVVNAAGVIYDALRVQGGNLADRTVDIHADVATHVEDDQWSIEIAIPLAELGLSPDTTGDWALNVARSSHDGPSQTVSSYAPIRGTLHQPHRFVPLVLENLDATPFQWAVASQGQSRVVEDQGQLFLETGVSVRNETDRYEFFRMRFGLNQGESRLGELTELRGLDAGASRVYQVRIPFEGEGNVTVDVALENVRTDVLVRRHQYAAQLHYTPLKITLSAPSYRNTIYDTQSLDELRGTVEINLSSERLAQSELAVLLLDADRQAIETTTITSPKRNVDFEMPLPADLPQGEYHVVAELTTPERDDAYEAGTALRRLGPPPAGGREVRLDANKVTLVDGEPFLPMGAMGIRPHDDMEVVAKQGYTVVFEYAFYWWDESEQQAWLDRVHDNGLMAMIYPYPDPVMVRDGRPQQPVSDEEEQQIRTFINRWKDHPALLAWYLADEPELHSTLPERLEKVYQICQEEDPYRPTVVLNNTFSGVDIYGASADILMPNPFPGFYEDGGARRHMEYIYRLVGHAGEAVDGSRGVWVTPQAFSWADLRDERQDERAPTFRDLRNMNYQAVVAGSTGHIPFAYNRGRRHPAIRLGLGYLATEMALLKDAVLAVDSARQLDVSAADGQVLHTLRQANDQYYLFVVNVSDQAQELTATLPSDAPTQWYVVSEDDSLQLEEGRRLNETLSPLAVRIYTTDGDIAGTLSVERMQSAIDNAPTFDDPDEPMPEAEIKAITEF, encoded by the coding sequence GTGACAGGCTTACTTTATGCAGTAGCTTCCACGCATGCGATTTCGTCGGATCGGCAGGTGGACGTGTTGTCGTTCGACCAGCCGCCTGAGATCGACGGCCGACTAGATGACGACTGCTGGCAAGCGGGGCAGTGGTACAGCGATTTCATCCAGGTCGATCCCTCGCAGCAATCAGCCGAGGCGCAGACGCGCTTCAAGGTCGGCGCTGACGCGCATACGCTTTACATCGGTGCCGTGCTCGACCGCCCCGAGGGCGCGCCGCTGGTCACCGAGGCCAGCGAACGGGATGGTCCGGTGTGGCGCGACGACGCGATTGAGTTCATGATCGATCCGGCCCCTTCGGTCGATCAGTATGTGCATATCGTCGTGAATGCTGCGGGCGTGATCTATGACGCGCTGCGTGTACAGGGGGGCAATTTAGCGGATCGAACTGTCGACATCCATGCGGACGTCGCCACGCATGTTGAAGATGATCAGTGGTCGATCGAGATCGCCATTCCGCTGGCTGAATTGGGATTGAGTCCGGACACGACCGGGGACTGGGCCTTGAATGTCGCCCGCTCATCGCATGATGGTCCGTCGCAGACGGTCAGCAGTTACGCTCCAATTCGAGGAACGTTGCATCAGCCGCACCGATTCGTGCCGCTTGTGCTGGAGAATCTCGATGCCACGCCGTTCCAATGGGCGGTGGCTTCGCAAGGCCAGTCGCGGGTGGTGGAAGACCAAGGGCAGTTGTTTCTGGAGACAGGCGTTTCCGTGCGCAACGAAACAGATCGTTATGAGTTTTTCCGAATGCGGTTCGGCCTCAATCAGGGCGAAAGCAGGCTGGGTGAACTGACTGAATTGCGCGGGTTGGATGCCGGAGCCTCACGCGTCTATCAGGTGCGTATTCCTTTTGAAGGCGAAGGAAATGTGACGGTCGACGTCGCTCTGGAAAATGTGCGGACCGATGTTCTCGTACGGCGTCACCAGTACGCAGCGCAATTGCATTACACTCCGTTGAAAATCACCTTGAGTGCGCCATCGTATCGCAACACGATTTACGACACGCAGTCGTTGGATGAGCTCCGAGGAACGGTGGAGATCAATCTTTCTTCAGAGCGGCTTGCCCAGAGCGAACTGGCGGTGCTGCTGCTCGACGCGGACCGACAGGCGATTGAAACGACGACGATCACTTCGCCGAAGCGGAACGTGGACTTTGAAATGCCTTTACCCGCCGACCTTCCGCAAGGCGAGTACCACGTGGTGGCCGAGCTGACCACGCCGGAGCGCGACGACGCCTACGAAGCAGGCACGGCGTTGCGTCGACTTGGACCGCCGCCTGCCGGTGGACGTGAGGTCCGCCTTGATGCGAACAAGGTCACGTTGGTCGATGGGGAGCCGTTCCTGCCGATGGGGGCGATGGGCATTCGGCCGCATGATGATATGGAAGTGGTGGCGAAACAGGGATACACCGTCGTCTTTGAATATGCGTTCTACTGGTGGGATGAAAGCGAGCAGCAGGCCTGGCTCGACCGCGTGCATGACAATGGCCTCATGGCCATGATCTATCCGTATCCCGATCCGGTGATGGTGCGTGACGGTCGCCCGCAGCAGCCGGTGAGTGATGAGGAAGAACAGCAGATTCGCACGTTCATCAACCGCTGGAAAGATCATCCTGCGTTGTTGGCCTGGTATCTGGCCGACGAGCCGGAACTGCACTCGACCTTGCCCGAACGGCTCGAAAAGGTCTATCAGATCTGCCAGGAGGAAGACCCATACCGTCCGACGGTGGTGCTGAATAATACGTTCAGCGGCGTTGACATTTACGGTGCGTCGGCTGACATCCTGATGCCCAACCCGTTCCCTGGGTTTTATGAAGATGGCGGGGCACGTCGGCACATGGAGTACATCTATCGCCTTGTGGGCCATGCGGGCGAGGCGGTGGATGGCTCGCGCGGTGTGTGGGTCACGCCTCAGGCTTTCAGTTGGGCTGACCTTCGTGATGAACGACAGGATGAACGCGCCCCTACGTTTCGCGATCTGCGCAACATGAACTATCAGGCCGTCGTCGCGGGCAGTACGGGACATATTCCGTTTGCATACAACCGGGGGCGGCGGCATCCGGCTATTCGCCTTGGCCTCGGCTATCTTGCCACGGAAATGGCTCTGCTCAAGGACGCTGTTCTCGCAGTGGATAGCGCCAGGCAACTGGATGTCTCGGCGGCCGACGGGCAGGTGCTGCACACCCTCCGCCAAGCGAATGATCAGTACTATCTGTTTGTCGTCAATGTGTCCGACCAAGCGCAGGAACTGACGGCGACGCTGCCATCTGATGCACCGACGCAATGGTACGTCGTCTCTGAAGATGATTCGCTTCAGTTGGAAGAGGGACGGCGTCTGAACGAAACGCTGTCGCCGCTGGCGGTGCGGATTTACACAACCGACGGGGATATCGCCGGCACGCTCAGTGTGGAACGAATGCAAAGCGCTATTGACAACGCGCCGACCTTCGACGACCCCGACGAGCCGATGCCAGAGGCAGAAATCAAAGCGATTACAGAGTTCTGA
- a CDS encoding DUF3592 domain-containing protein — MALKNRGPVLGFSGFLCAFGFIAVVIILAQSWSQWQANRWPETTAQIESVRTGIARTHTPVSYRLSITYRYEVDGNAYIGDRWNYGAITSNDYRRAERYEEGDTLTIRYNPRRPGKSVVDPGDPWDVQWSGVVIFMTMWLGAGGWFVWAYRQGERL, encoded by the coding sequence ATGGCTCTCAAGAATCGCGGCCCTGTGTTAGGTTTCAGTGGCTTTCTTTGTGCCTTTGGGTTCATTGCGGTAGTGATCATTTTGGCGCAAAGCTGGAGTCAGTGGCAGGCAAACAGGTGGCCCGAAACGACGGCGCAGATCGAGTCGGTCCGCACCGGAATCGCTCGGACCCACACTCCGGTTAGTTATCGGCTTAGCATTACGTACCGGTATGAAGTCGACGGAAATGCCTACATTGGCGATCGGTGGAATTATGGTGCGATCACTAGCAACGACTATAGACGAGCGGAGCGATACGAAGAGGGCGATACGCTCACGATCCGTTACAACCCACGGCGGCCCGGGAAATCCGTTGTGGACCCCGGCGATCCGTGGGACGTGCAGTGGTCGGGAGTCGTGATTTTCATGACGATGTGGCTCGGGGCTGGCGGTTGGTTTGTGTGGGCCTACCGCCAAGGGGAGAGGCTATAG